The window GTTTGACCATGGAAACACCTGTATCATTGCGTTATTCAATTGAGCAGCAAAATTACCATAAAAAATTTTTATCTGCCCCCTTGATAAGACAAAAATTTCCCCCATTTATTGAGCACAACGTTTTTAACACGCCCCAAAGGGGTATTTACCACTAACAACATAGGTTGAGGAGTTATCACCAATGAAACTTCGTCCTTTACACGATCGAGTCATTATTAAACGCATCGAAGTCGAAGCAAAATCGGCAGGCGGCATTGTTCTGACTGGTTCTGCGGCAGAAAAATCTACACGCGGTGAAGTCGTCGCTGTAGGTAATGGCCGTATTTTGGATAACGGTGAAGTGCGTGCGCTGGACGTAAAAGCCGGCGACAAGGTTCTGTTCAGCGAAGGTTACGGTGTCAAAACCGAGAAAATCGACGGTGAAGAGTACCTGATCATGAGCGAAAGCGACATTTTGGCTATCGAAGAATAAGCCAAACCCTAACGCATAAATCGTTAAACCGTATTTAAAGAGGAAAGCAAACATGGCAGCTAAAGAAGTTAAGTTTGGTAACACAGCGCGTCAAAAAATGCTGAAAGGCGTCAACGTACTGGCTGACGCAGTAAAAGTAACCTTAGGCCCTAAAGGTCGTAACGTGGTTCTAGATAAGTCATTTGGTGCGCCGAATATCACTAAAGATGGTGTGTCCGTTGCAAAAGAAATCGAGCTGGAAGACAAGTTCGAAAACATGGGCGCACAAATGGTTAAAGAAGTTGCGTCTAAAGCAAACGACGAAGCTGGTGACGGTACAACTACTGCGACCGTATTAGCGCAAGCTATCGTAAACGAAGGCTTGAAAGCTGTTGCGGCGGGTATGAATCCAATGGATTTAAAACGCGGTATCGACAAAGCGGTTATCGCTGCAGTTGAAGAGTTGAAGAAAATTTCTCAACCATGTGCCGACAGCAAAGCGATTGCGCAGGTTGGTACTATTTCGGCAAACGCTGACGAAACTATCGGTCAAATCATCGCCGAAGCAATGGACAAAGTGGGTCAGGAAGGCGTTATCACTGTTGAAGAAGGTCAGGCATTGACTGACGAACTTGATGTGGTCGAAGGTATGCAATTCGACCGTGGTTACCTGTCTCCTTACTTCATTAACAATCAGGAAAGCGGTTCAGTTGAACTGGATAACCCGTTCATCCTGTTGGTAGATAAGAAAATCTCTAATATCCGCGAATTACTGCCGGTATTAGAAGGGGTTTCTAAAGCAGGTAAACCATTGCTGATCATCGCTGAAGATGTTGAAGGCGAAGCGTTGGCGACATTGGTTGTAAACAACATGCGTGGCATTGTTAAAGTGGCTGCCGTTAAAGCCCCTGGCTTTGGTGACCGTCGTAAAGCAATGCTGCAAGACATCGCAGTATTGACAGGTGGTACTGTTGTTTCTGAAGAAATCGGCATGGAGTTGGAGAAAACTCAGCTGGAAGATTTAGGCACAGCGAAACGTGTGGTTATCACTAAAGATAACACCACTGTTGTTGATGGTAATGGCGATGACGCTGCTATTGAAGGTCGCGTAACACAAATTAAACAACAGATGGAAGAAACCACTTCTGACTATGATCGCGAAAAACTGCAAGAACGTCTGGCGAAGTTAGCCGGTGGTGTTGCAGTCATTAAAGTAGGCGCTGCGACCGAAGTTGAAATGAAAGAGAAGAAAGCACGCGTGGAAGATGCCCTGCACGCAACTCGTGCTGCGGTTGAAGAAGGTGTTGTCCCAGGTGGTGGTGTTGCACTGGTTCGTGCAGCGAGCAAACTGGGAGAATTACGTGGTGACAATGAAGAGCAAAACGTCGGTATTCGTTTAGCACTGCGTGCAATGGAAGCACCACTGCGTCAAATCGCGACCAACGCAGGTGCAGAAGCGTCTGTTGTTGCTAACAACGTACGTGATGGAGAAGGCAACTACGGTTACAACGCAGGTAACGATACCTATGGCGATATGCTGGAAATGGGTATTTTGGATCCGACCAAAGTAACTCGTTCAGCGCTGCAGTTTGCTTCTTCAGTTGGTGCGCTGATGATTACTACTGAAGCTATGATTGCTGACATCCCGCAAGACGATAACGCTGGCGGAATGGGCGGCGACATGGGTGGCATGGGCGGAATGGGCGGCATGATGTGATGCGCGCTTAAACGTCTAAACAGGGAGCCTCAGCCGGCTCCCTTTTTTTATGGAATTTTTTTGCTTTTCGGCACTCTAACGACATATAAGCAAAACGTATGACGGAGGAATAAGCATGCGTATCCGTAGTTTGGTCGTTTTAATGGCACTTTCATTCAGTGCTCTTTCCTTTGCGGGAGAGGCTGAAGTTAAATGGGAAGGTGTTGATAAATACACCGATTTTGAGCCGGCTAATGGTCATGAAGAGCGTTATCAGGAAAAAGTGAAAGGGCAGCTCGCTGAGCATATTCAGACTCTTGCAAAAGAGTTACCAGAGGGACAAAAGCTCACTTTAACGGTAACCGATGTCGACTTAACGGGCCGTTTAGAGCCAACGTTTGGACGTTCAACCTCGAACTATGTGCGGATTGTTCGTGAAATAGACTTTCCGCGTATTCACTTTAATTATCAGCTAACTGACAGCAGCGGGCAGGTGATAAAGGAAGGCCAGGAGAAGTTAAAGAACATGGGCTTTAACTATGACAGCCTGGCTTCAGTAAAACGTCGCAACGATTTGTATTTTGAAGAAGAAATGCTGACTCGATGGTTTAATGAAACCTTACGCGAAAAGAGCTAACCCGCTTGGCGAATAGCCTTCAGCCTCGCTAGAGTTTCTGTCATGAGCTGCAGTTGCTGAACCAGTAGCTGCAGCAACTCTTCATTACTCTGGTCTTTTTTCCAGGCTTCAAAGTTTTCGGTAACTTCATTTAAATAAGGCTGAAACTTATTGCCTTTACTATTAAAAATCGTTTGCTCGGAAAACACGCCCTGAAACTTAGCCTTACCTTGCTGGCGCATGTCATCTAGATACTGATCGGCATCGACGACTTGTCTGTAGAGAATTTGCAGGTGCTCTTGAATTTTCTGTTCAACACTGTCAAAGCTGTCGCTCATGAATCATCCTTCATTATGTTGTTAAGCCATCGGGCATTATGGCTGTTTTACTGGGTTTATTGGCTTGTTCCCGAACAAGCTTAGGAACTAAAAAGCCAGGTAACTTTTGTGTCATGCCTAGCCAAAGTTGCTGAGCTTCATTGTCATTCACTTCAAAATGACTAGCACCCTCAACTTTGTCGAGCTGGTGCAGATAGTAGGGTAACACGTTTGCGCTGAACAGCGTTTCGCTCAAATGACAAAGTGCGTCTGTACTATCATTAACCCCTCTTAGCAAAACGCTTTGGTTCAGCAGATGTATGCCGGCGTTATGCCACTTTTTTAAATTGGCGGCCAACTCGCCAGAAATCTCATTTGCGTGATTTGCGTGTATGACTAACACGACTTGCAAGCGGCTTTGGGTAAAAGCAGTTAATAATTCATTCGTTAGTCTGGACGGAATAACGACCGGCAATCGACTGTGAATACGCAGTCTGGTTAGCTGCGGCAGAGCTTCCAGCTCATGCACGAGCTTTTGCAACCGCCCATCCTTAGCCATTAGTGGGTCGCCGCCGCTGAGAATAACCTCGTTAACGTCCGGATTTTGTTTGATGTAGTCTAAGGTCTCATCGATTTGACGTTGGCTAATGGTTAATTCGTCATACGGGAAATGACGGCGAAAACAATAGCGACAGTTAACGGCACACCCACCTTGTAAAATGAGTAAAACACGCCCGTGGTATTTGTGCAGTAACCCATTAGCAGGTGAGGCCTGCTCGTTTAGCGGATCTTTGCTAAACCCAGGTTCGACGGTAAATTCCTCTGCGAGAGGAAGCACTTGGCGAAGCAACGGGTCATGAGGGTCGCCGACTTTCATTTGTCGCGCGAACGGGCGTGGTACCCGCATAGAAAACAATTGTCGAGCTTTTATGTCGTTGGCGTAAGTACTGGCGTTAAGCTGCAAGGCGGAAAGCAAGTCTTCGGGACGAGTATATGACTTTTTTAATTCGTATAGCCAGTCGGCTCTCGGACTGATCGATACTGCATGTTCGTCCATGTGACCTCCCTACGCTCAATAAAGTGCGTATTTTACCTGAAAATAAACTCATTTTGTTTTATTATTGCGCGCAAATAATGATGGCTTAAGCAAGGAAAATGTCGTTATGGCAAATTACAGCACAAGTGAATTCAAAGGCGGTTTAAAAATCATGCAAGACGGCGAGCCGTGCTCGATCGTCGAAAATGAAATGGTTAAGCCTGGTAAAGGCCAAGCGTTTAACCGTGTAAAAATCCGTAAGTTAATTAGCGGAAAAGTGGTCGAGAAAACTTTTAAATCGGGCGAGTCGGTTGAAGGTGCTGATGTTATCGAACTTGAATTGTCTTATTTATACAATGATGGCGAGTTCTGGCATTTCATGAACAATGAAACGTTTGAACAGGTGCCTGCTGACGCTAAGGCTGTTGGCGATGCGGAAAAGTGGTTGGTTGAACAGGATGTTTGTACATTGATTTTGTGGGAAGGTAAACCAATTAGTGTGCAGCCGCCGAACTTTGTTGAACTGGAAATTACCGAAACAGACCCGGGCTTAAAAGGTGATACCGCAGGAACCGGTGGTAAGCCAGCAACGTTGAGTACAGGTGCGGTTGTTCGAGTACCGTTGTTCGTGCAAATTGGTGAAGTGATAAAAGTGGATACGCGCTCTGGCGAATACGTTTCACGCGTTCAGAAGTAAGCTTGAGTAATGAGCTGGCGCCCTGACGCAAGTTGGAGCATGCTGCAACAGCGGGCTGACCTGTTGAAGTCGGTGCGCCAGTTTTTCGAAAAGCGGGGTGTCACTGAAGTCGATACTCATTTGCTCTCCCAGTATGGTGTTACCGACGTTCATCTAAAAAATCTGTCTACCGAGTTTAGCCAGTCTCTTCCATCCGGTTCACCAACACTGCATTTGCAAACTTCCCCTGAGTTTGCAATGAAACGAATTATTGCCGCTTACCAACAAGATATTTATCAGCTCAGCCATGTTGTTCGTGATGACGAAGTTGGGCGCTTCCACAATCCTGAATTTACGTTGCTTGAGTGGTATCGAGTGGGTTATGACGACACGGCGCTTATTGACGAAGTATCTGAACTGCTATCAGAAACCTGTGGTGCTCTCCCCTTAGTTAAACGAACATATCAGCAGTGTTTTTTAGATGTTCTGAAGTTGGATCCATTGACTCAGGAAGGTGTCGAAAGCATAAGACAACATCTTGTGAGTTTACCTGCCTTAGCTGACTGGATGAAACGCGAAACGGATGCGTCCACGATACTTCAAGTGGCTTTTTCTGAGTGTATTGAACCGACTTTCTCTGAGAACACACCACAATGTGTTACCCACTTTCCCGTCGAGCAAGCTGCGCTGGCGCGAATCGATGAATCGGACCCAAGAGTGGCAAAGCGATTTGAGATTTACTATCAAGGTGTCGAGCTGGCGAATGGTTATCACGAATTGACCGATGCAGCCGAACAGAAGCGGCGCTTTCAGAGGGATAACCAGCAGCGCGCTTTGAAATCTCAATTGCAAATGCCGGCTGATGAACGACTTATTGACGCTCTAAAATTCGGACTACCCGACTGTGCCGGTGTCGCGCTGGGTTTTGATAGGCTACTGATGATAAAATCCGGTGCCAAGCACATTAGTGAAGTCCTTCCTTTTACAACGAATAACGCTTAAAAGAACGAAGAGTAACTCTGTCTTAAATCAAAATTTAGATGATCTGTCTTGGATAATGAATTCGTATGTTATAATATAACACGTGAGTTAGATGATTCATTTGAGAAAGACAGAGCAAGGCAGAACCGTTTTATGCAGGCCAACACGCCCGAAAACTTGGACAAAGCAGGAATTTGGATCACCACATTATGTGCTATCCATTGTTTACTGCTGCCTCTTATTCTGCCATTACTCGCAATGGCGGGCTTAGCCTTTATCGGTGAGGATGCCTTAGAAAATTCAATCCTTGGACTGAGCGTCTTTATCGGACTTTGGTCATTGGTGAGTGGAGCACGCAAGCACGGTAACTGGAATTTATTGCCGCTGTTACTCCTGGGGGCTGCTATTTACTCACAGCGAGACGTGCTTGGACACTGGGGTGAACCGGTTATTATTCTATTTGGCGCAGGTTTGATCATATACGCTCATGTTTCAAACTTACGCCTTATCAAAAAGTTGGCCTTTGCGTCTTCTCAGCAACCGCTGTAGAGCTAGTTTGTTTTAACTTCTAGTATCACCCCAGTTTCTACGTGATCAGTGTATGGAAACTGATCAAACATAGCAGCGGCAGTAACGTCATGAGTTTTCGTTAAATAGTCTAGATTCTCTATTAACGTTTCCGGGTTACAGGATATGTAAATAATCCGCGAATATGCCGATACCATTTTCAATGTTTCTGAATCTAAACCTGCTCTTGGTGGGTCAACTAGAACAGTCCTGCAATCGAAACTTTTGATATCGGCTTCTTCAGCTCGACGAGATGTTCGCTCTCCGCTTAACGCTTCTGTAAACTCTTCCGCTGACATACGAACAACAGTGACGTTCGTGATGT is drawn from Idiomarina piscisalsi and contains these coding sequences:
- a CDS encoding co-chaperone GroES, whose amino-acid sequence is MKLRPLHDRVIIKRIEVEAKSAGGIVLTGSAAEKSTRGEVVAVGNGRILDNGEVRALDVKAGDKVLFSEGYGVKTEKIDGEEYLIMSESDILAIEE
- the groL gene encoding chaperonin GroEL (60 kDa chaperone family; promotes refolding of misfolded polypeptides especially under stressful conditions; forms two stacked rings of heptamers to form a barrel-shaped 14mer; ends can be capped by GroES; misfolded proteins enter the barrel where they are refolded when GroES binds) gives rise to the protein MAAKEVKFGNTARQKMLKGVNVLADAVKVTLGPKGRNVVLDKSFGAPNITKDGVSVAKEIELEDKFENMGAQMVKEVASKANDEAGDGTTTATVLAQAIVNEGLKAVAAGMNPMDLKRGIDKAVIAAVEELKKISQPCADSKAIAQVGTISANADETIGQIIAEAMDKVGQEGVITVEEGQALTDELDVVEGMQFDRGYLSPYFINNQESGSVELDNPFILLVDKKISNIRELLPVLEGVSKAGKPLLIIAEDVEGEALATLVVNNMRGIVKVAAVKAPGFGDRRKAMLQDIAVLTGGTVVSEEIGMELEKTQLEDLGTAKRVVITKDNTTVVDGNGDDAAIEGRVTQIKQQMEETTSDYDREKLQERLAKLAGGVAVIKVGAATEVEMKEKKARVEDALHATRAAVEEGVVPGGGVALVRAASKLGELRGDNEEQNVGIRLALRAMEAPLRQIATNAGAEASVVANNVRDGEGNYGYNAGNDTYGDMLEMGILDPTKVTRSALQFASSVGALMITTEAMIADIPQDDNAGGMGGDMGGMGGMGGMM
- a CDS encoding DUF3016 domain-containing protein, which translates into the protein MRIRSLVVLMALSFSALSFAGEAEVKWEGVDKYTDFEPANGHEERYQEKVKGQLAEHIQTLAKELPEGQKLTLTVTDVDLTGRLEPTFGRSTSNYVRIVREIDFPRIHFNYQLTDSSGQVIKEGQEKLKNMGFNYDSLASVKRRNDLYFEEEMLTRWFNETLREKS
- the epmB gene encoding EF-P beta-lysylation protein EpmB; this encodes MDEHAVSISPRADWLYELKKSYTRPEDLLSALQLNASTYANDIKARQLFSMRVPRPFARQMKVGDPHDPLLRQVLPLAEEFTVEPGFSKDPLNEQASPANGLLHKYHGRVLLILQGGCAVNCRYCFRRHFPYDELTISQRQIDETLDYIKQNPDVNEVILSGGDPLMAKDGRLQKLVHELEALPQLTRLRIHSRLPVVIPSRLTNELLTAFTQSRLQVVLVIHANHANEISGELAANLKKWHNAGIHLLNQSVLLRGVNDSTDALCHLSETLFSANVLPYYLHQLDKVEGASHFEVNDNEAQQLWLGMTQKLPGFLVPKLVREQANKPSKTAIMPDGLTT
- the efp gene encoding elongation factor P codes for the protein MANYSTSEFKGGLKIMQDGEPCSIVENEMVKPGKGQAFNRVKIRKLISGKVVEKTFKSGESVEGADVIELELSYLYNDGEFWHFMNNETFEQVPADAKAVGDAEKWLVEQDVCTLILWEGKPISVQPPNFVELEITETDPGLKGDTAGTGGKPATLSTGAVVRVPLFVQIGEVIKVDTRSGEYVSRVQK
- the epmA gene encoding EF-P lysine aminoacylase EpmA translates to MSWRPDASWSMLQQRADLLKSVRQFFEKRGVTEVDTHLLSQYGVTDVHLKNLSTEFSQSLPSGSPTLHLQTSPEFAMKRIIAAYQQDIYQLSHVVRDDEVGRFHNPEFTLLEWYRVGYDDTALIDEVSELLSETCGALPLVKRTYQQCFLDVLKLDPLTQEGVESIRQHLVSLPALADWMKRETDASTILQVAFSECIEPTFSENTPQCVTHFPVEQAALARIDESDPRVAKRFEIYYQGVELANGYHELTDAAEQKRRFQRDNQQRALKSQLQMPADERLIDALKFGLPDCAGVALGFDRLLMIKSGAKHISEVLPFTTNNA
- a CDS encoding MerC domain-containing protein; the protein is MQANTPENLDKAGIWITTLCAIHCLLLPLILPLLAMAGLAFIGEDALENSILGLSVFIGLWSLVSGARKHGNWNLLPLLLLGAAIYSQRDVLGHWGEPVIILFGAGLIIYAHVSNLRLIKKLAFASSQQPL